The Paraburkholderia fungorum genome window below encodes:
- a CDS encoding MFS transporter, whose amino-acid sequence MTSIEASTIRKVRLHIVLLLMVCYFAAYLDRVNLSFAALSMNHDLGLSPAIFGAGAGIFFLGYVLFEVPSNLMLRRFGARRWFARIMLSWGVISLLFAFVHNTAGFLGLRFLLGAAEAGFFPGVMLFLTDWLPSAYRGRMVAWFAVALPMSAALGAPISGWILNLHGALGLHGWQWLFLLEALPSLVLGIVVLRVLADSPANARWLEPQERAWLEQTLAVERRALPPSSSHGAWHALCNSRVWLLGFIYCGIVAANYGVSFFLPQIVQAFGVSVSQVGLMSALPFVAGAAGLIWWGARSDRKRERRWHLMIPGIVAVLALSAAALTEQPVLRLGALTVAGFGAFASISVFWTIPAAMLSETEAPAGFAVLSSIGNVAGFFAPFAVGVLKQMTGTFSSGLLALAIFIALTVVVASSVVRPVVRATPELVKGEA is encoded by the coding sequence ATCGAAGCCAGTACTATCCGCAAGGTTCGCCTGCACATTGTTCTGCTGCTGATGGTCTGTTACTTCGCGGCCTATCTGGATCGCGTCAACCTGAGTTTCGCCGCACTCTCGATGAATCATGATCTCGGCCTGTCGCCGGCGATATTCGGCGCGGGGGCCGGCATCTTCTTTCTCGGCTACGTGCTGTTCGAGGTACCGAGCAACCTGATGTTGCGGCGCTTCGGCGCACGTCGCTGGTTCGCGCGGATCATGCTGTCGTGGGGCGTGATATCGCTGCTGTTCGCGTTCGTTCACAACACCGCCGGTTTTCTTGGTTTGCGATTCCTGCTCGGTGCCGCCGAAGCCGGCTTCTTCCCAGGCGTGATGCTGTTTCTGACGGACTGGCTGCCCTCCGCTTATCGCGGGCGCATGGTCGCGTGGTTCGCTGTCGCGCTGCCGATGTCTGCGGCGCTCGGCGCGCCGATCTCGGGATGGATTCTCAATCTGCATGGTGCGCTGGGACTGCATGGCTGGCAGTGGTTGTTCCTGCTTGAAGCGCTGCCTTCGCTCGTGCTTGGCATAGTGGTGCTGCGCGTGCTGGCCGATTCTCCGGCCAACGCGCGTTGGCTCGAACCGCAGGAGCGCGCGTGGCTGGAGCAGACACTGGCCGTCGAGCGCCGCGCGTTGCCGCCCTCGAGTTCACACGGCGCGTGGCATGCGCTGTGCAATTCGCGGGTGTGGCTGCTGGGTTTCATCTATTGCGGCATCGTCGCGGCAAATTATGGAGTCAGCTTTTTTCTGCCGCAGATCGTGCAGGCGTTCGGCGTGAGCGTGAGCCAGGTGGGACTGATGTCAGCGCTGCCGTTCGTGGCTGGCGCAGCGGGATTGATCTGGTGGGGCGCGCGTTCAGATCGTAAGCGTGAACGGCGCTGGCATCTGATGATCCCCGGTATCGTCGCGGTGCTCGCATTGAGTGCGGCGGCGCTGACCGAACAACCCGTGCTCCGCCTCGGCGCACTCACGGTAGCAGGCTTCGGCGCGTTCGCCAGCATCTCGGTTTTCTGGACAATTCCCGCGGCGATGCTGTCTGAAACGGAAGCACCTGCGGGCTTCGCCGTGCTGAGTTCGATCGGTAATGTAGCGGGATTTTTCGCGCCGTTTGCGGTGGGCGTACTCAAGCAGATGACGGGTACGTTTTCGAGCGGGCTGCTCGCATTGGCGATATTTATCGCGTTGACGGTGGTGGTGGCGTCGTCGGTGGTGAGGCCTGTTGTTCGGGCGACGCCGGAGCTGGTGAAAGGGGAAGCCTGA
- a CDS encoding LysR family transcriptional regulator, which translates to MDMRHLRSFVAVAEELSFSRAAERLHMSQPPLSQHIKSLEEEMGVTLLARTRREVRLTDAGAVFLQESRVLLGQLRVAINATVRTAQSDAGVLRLGVATSALFGVMPRFLDLMRTTFPHVDVSVSDMQSKDQVIAVAQGTLDIGIVHVQPDRMKLHHMPIFSEPLAAVLPEGHRLADSTDFSLSDLAIEPMIALSREHGPAVFDAVVASCIDAGFSPEFKHMARNPLIIFQMVRLGFGVSVVPLSYAHSAFPGLCFRELRPTEGRVRMEAIWSDKRASALTLQVTKRILPQLTESLQQAVAP; encoded by the coding sequence ATGGACATGAGGCACCTTCGCTCCTTCGTCGCAGTTGCTGAAGAACTGAGTTTCAGCCGGGCCGCGGAGCGGCTGCACATGTCCCAGCCTCCTCTCTCACAACACATCAAATCGCTCGAAGAGGAGATGGGGGTGACGCTGCTGGCGCGTACCCGTCGCGAGGTCCGGTTGACGGACGCGGGCGCGGTCTTTCTCCAGGAGAGCCGGGTTCTGCTCGGCCAGTTGCGCGTCGCTATCAATGCCACTGTCCGAACCGCACAATCCGATGCGGGTGTATTGCGGCTGGGGGTCGCCACGTCGGCATTGTTCGGCGTGATGCCGCGATTTCTGGACCTGATGCGCACGACTTTCCCGCACGTCGATGTGTCGGTCAGCGATATGCAGTCGAAAGATCAGGTCATTGCCGTCGCGCAGGGGACGCTCGACATCGGCATCGTTCACGTTCAGCCCGACCGGATGAAACTGCATCACATGCCGATCTTTAGCGAACCTCTTGCAGCCGTGCTCCCCGAAGGCCATCGACTGGCCGATTCCACCGACTTCTCTCTGTCCGACCTCGCGATTGAGCCGATGATCGCACTCTCGCGCGAACACGGGCCGGCGGTGTTCGATGCGGTCGTCGCGTCGTGCATCGATGCGGGTTTCAGTCCCGAGTTCAAGCACATGGCGCGCAATCCGCTGATCATCTTTCAGATGGTGCGGTTGGGTTTCGGGGTGTCCGTGGTGCCGCTCTCCTATGCGCACAGTGCTTTCCCGGGACTCTGTTTCCGCGAACTGCGACCAACCGAAGGTCGCGTACGAATGGAAGCCATCTGGAGCGACAAACGGGCGTCGGCGCTGACGCTGCAGGTGACGAAGCGAATCCTGCCGCAACTGACTGAGTCGTTGCAGCAGGCGGTGGCCCCGTAG
- a CDS encoding MmgE/PrpD family protein, whose translation MHSTSVLRQPSGNLAQSLARFTLDLQLAAIPDTVWNKSVHHIVDAIGLAFASHNFPFAKAGLAGIRAAGAAGDSTVIGGGDKLSPRDAAFANGYLMHGLDFDDTHPASIVHPTVACLPAALAIAEARDMSWGELITAYAAGMETAIRLGRAVKGGFHHVGFHATGIVSHFSAAIVAGKLLELSLDQLVSAQGIAGSTTSGIQVFLENGAWTKRMHPGWGALSGITAAHMAQAGFAGPDRPYEGKFGLFDTHLQALAGEVDADSIAEGLGRQWTLLDTSIKPYPVCHFIHGCAEAALQLREQTGSIDRIAGITCELPAATLAIVAEPAAAKRVPKSDYEAKFSAQFVIAACLLRGRFTLAELSDESLRDPDILMLAAKVDCVAETESQFPKYFSGAVSVRLVDGGTLRVKVPINLGSGERALSLTEIVAKFRGNASIGLPASRVDAALDTLLGASRDTPVRSITRALA comes from the coding sequence ATGCATAGCACCTCCGTATTACGCCAGCCGTCAGGCAATCTCGCGCAATCCCTCGCGCGCTTCACGCTCGATCTGCAGCTCGCGGCCATTCCAGATACGGTCTGGAACAAGTCGGTCCATCACATCGTCGATGCGATCGGACTGGCGTTTGCGTCGCACAATTTCCCCTTCGCGAAGGCGGGTCTCGCGGGCATTCGTGCCGCGGGTGCCGCCGGCGACTCAACGGTGATCGGCGGCGGCGACAAGCTGTCGCCTCGCGACGCCGCGTTCGCCAATGGCTACCTGATGCACGGCCTCGATTTCGACGACACGCATCCGGCCAGCATCGTGCATCCGACCGTGGCTTGCCTGCCTGCGGCACTGGCCATCGCCGAAGCACGCGACATGAGTTGGGGCGAGCTCATCACCGCCTACGCGGCGGGAATGGAGACCGCCATCCGGCTGGGCCGGGCGGTCAAAGGCGGCTTCCATCATGTCGGCTTCCACGCAACCGGCATCGTCTCGCACTTTAGTGCGGCGATCGTCGCCGGTAAGCTGCTCGAGCTGAGCCTCGATCAACTCGTGTCCGCGCAGGGCATTGCCGGGAGCACGACGTCCGGCATCCAGGTGTTCCTGGAAAACGGCGCGTGGACCAAGCGCATGCATCCGGGCTGGGGCGCGCTGTCGGGTATCACGGCGGCGCACATGGCGCAAGCCGGATTCGCCGGACCGGATCGGCCGTACGAAGGTAAATTCGGACTCTTCGATACACACCTGCAAGCGCTTGCCGGTGAAGTCGACGCCGATTCCATCGCCGAAGGTCTGGGTCGACAGTGGACCCTGCTCGATACGTCGATCAAGCCATATCCGGTTTGCCATTTCATTCACGGATGCGCCGAAGCGGCATTGCAATTGCGCGAACAGACAGGTTCGATCGATCGCATAGCAGGTATCACCTGCGAGTTGCCCGCCGCCACCCTCGCGATCGTCGCGGAGCCTGCTGCCGCCAAACGCGTGCCGAAAAGCGATTACGAGGCCAAGTTCAGTGCGCAATTCGTCATCGCGGCCTGTCTGCTGCGCGGTCGCTTCACGTTGGCGGAACTCAGCGACGAGAGCTTGCGGGACCCCGACATCCTGATGCTCGCGGCGAAGGTCGACTGTGTCGCGGAAACGGAGTCGCAATTCCCGAAGTACTTCTCCGGTGCGGTATCGGTGCGGCTTGTCGACGGCGGCACACTGCGCGTCAAGGTGCCGATCAATCTCGGAAGCGGCGAGCGCGCGTTGAGTCTCACGGAGATCGTCGCCAAGTTTCGCGGCAACGCGAGCATCGGCTTGCCCGCCAGCCGGGTCGATGCCGCGCTCGATACCCTGCTGGGCGCTTCCCGGGACACCCCCGTGCGAAGCATCACGCGGGCGCTCGCCTGA
- a CDS encoding amidohydrolase family protein — MNLSTQPTPGAVHNNPPLLQTHSPSAAWLGSAQEPALDPQRRIIDPHHHFSHHWGGYGLDDLLRDTGAGHRIESTVYVQCGWEYRQSGDEMMKPVGETDAVVRLAEAAKARGANTDVAAGIVGFADLLLGDAVEPVLGAQIDAGKGRFRGIRFAASRHESFQHGVLPRPPVGLYANNAFRAGVRQLARLGLTFDAWVYHTQLQDVIELARSVPESTIVVDHIGGLLGVGPYAERQKAAFDEWLPLLAPLAACPNIVMKIGGYGTTVFGYDFISQPNPPSSATLADAWRPTVTEVIETFGASRCMFESNFPVDRASASYATVWNAFKRLAVDASESEKQDLFYNTAARTYRIGDAGR, encoded by the coding sequence GTGAACCTGTCAACGCAGCCCACGCCGGGCGCCGTCCACAACAACCCGCCGCTTCTGCAAACCCATTCCCCAAGTGCCGCATGGCTCGGCAGCGCTCAGGAGCCCGCGCTGGACCCGCAGCGACGGATCATCGATCCGCATCATCACTTCTCGCATCACTGGGGAGGCTACGGACTCGACGACCTGCTGCGCGATACCGGCGCCGGTCACCGGATCGAAAGCACGGTCTACGTGCAATGCGGCTGGGAATACCGTCAGTCGGGCGACGAAATGATGAAACCCGTGGGCGAAACCGACGCCGTGGTGCGGCTCGCCGAAGCGGCCAAAGCGCGCGGCGCGAATACCGATGTTGCAGCCGGGATCGTCGGCTTCGCCGATCTGCTACTCGGGGATGCGGTCGAGCCGGTGCTGGGTGCACAGATCGACGCGGGCAAAGGACGTTTTCGCGGTATCCGCTTTGCCGCCTCGCGGCACGAATCGTTTCAGCATGGCGTGCTGCCGCGACCGCCCGTCGGGCTCTATGCGAATAATGCGTTTCGCGCGGGCGTCCGGCAGCTCGCCCGACTCGGACTGACGTTCGACGCCTGGGTGTATCACACGCAACTTCAGGATGTGATCGAGCTGGCGCGCAGCGTGCCGGAATCGACGATCGTGGTCGATCACATCGGCGGCCTGCTTGGGGTTGGACCTTACGCGGAGCGCCAGAAGGCAGCGTTCGACGAATGGTTGCCGCTGCTCGCGCCGCTCGCAGCCTGCCCCAATATCGTGATGAAGATCGGCGGCTATGGGACTACGGTGTTCGGCTACGACTTCATCAGTCAGCCGAACCCGCCATCGTCGGCCACGCTTGCCGATGCCTGGCGGCCCACGGTGACCGAGGTGATCGAAACCTTCGGTGCGAGCCGCTGCATGTTCGAGAGCAATTTCCCGGTCGACCGGGCGTCCGCGAGCTATGCCACGGTGTGGAACGCCTTCAAGAGACTCGCCGTTGACGCCAGCGAGTCGGAAAAACAAGACCTTTTCTATAACACCGCAGCGCGAACGTATCGGATCGGCGACGCCGGTCGCTAA
- a CDS encoding LLM class flavin-dependent oxidoreductase, with translation MSSNKPRQMALVAFLQAQNCSNYAGSWRHPSSMTDYLTPEYYQRVARTLEEGKFDMAFFDDRLAMPDIYGNSHRETVRYGVRAIKLEPTSVLMAMGMVTSRLGLGATYSTTYYEPYHVARLFATLDLMTKGRVAWNVVTSMNDSEAANFGADEHLEHDARYDRADEFMEVVMGHWDTWREGAIVADKQESYFADPSKVTRLDHNGRFFNSRGPLTVPRSSQGHPVILQAGQSGRGLAFAARWAEVVFAKYPTLENGIKQYQALKAGAAAAGRDPDSLRICAEVKIIVGATEAEAREKHDVIAALSRPIDGLTMIGETLNIDFAGRPYDQPFTDEELAAVSWQSLRDKVVQVSGKKNPSVKDFVEASGRGTLRDGPCFVGTGAQVAEQMIEWFDKACDGFVLSATYVPGTYEDIVRLVIPELQKRGVFRKEYEDDTLRSHLGLRKPLAGDWRKPS, from the coding sequence ATGAGTTCCAACAAGCCTCGACAAATGGCGCTGGTCGCTTTCCTTCAGGCGCAGAACTGCAGCAACTACGCGGGCTCGTGGCGGCATCCGTCGAGCATGACGGACTATCTGACTCCCGAGTACTACCAGCGCGTGGCACGTACCCTGGAAGAAGGCAAGTTCGACATGGCGTTCTTCGATGACCGTCTTGCGATGCCCGATATCTACGGCAATAGCCATCGCGAAACGGTCCGCTACGGCGTGCGTGCGATCAAGCTCGAACCGACCTCGGTGCTGATGGCGATGGGCATGGTCACCTCCCGTCTCGGTCTCGGTGCGACGTATTCGACGACTTACTACGAGCCGTATCACGTGGCGCGTCTGTTCGCCACGCTCGATCTGATGACGAAAGGGCGCGTGGCCTGGAACGTGGTGACGTCGATGAACGACTCGGAGGCCGCCAACTTCGGTGCCGACGAACATCTCGAACACGACGCCCGCTACGACCGCGCCGACGAATTCATGGAAGTGGTGATGGGCCACTGGGACACGTGGCGCGAAGGCGCGATCGTGGCCGACAAGCAGGAAAGCTATTTCGCCGATCCGTCGAAGGTGACGCGCCTCGATCACAACGGGCGCTTCTTCAATTCACGCGGACCGTTGACCGTACCGCGTTCATCGCAGGGGCATCCGGTGATCCTGCAGGCGGGGCAGAGCGGTCGCGGCCTTGCGTTTGCCGCCCGCTGGGCCGAAGTGGTGTTCGCCAAATATCCCACGCTCGAGAACGGCATCAAACAGTACCAGGCGCTGAAGGCGGGCGCGGCAGCGGCAGGGCGCGATCCTGACTCGCTCAGGATTTGCGCGGAAGTGAAGATCATCGTGGGCGCAACGGAAGCCGAGGCGCGCGAGAAGCACGATGTGATCGCGGCGCTGTCGCGGCCCATCGACGGTCTCACGATGATCGGCGAAACGTTGAATATCGACTTCGCGGGCCGCCCCTACGATCAGCCGTTCACCGACGAGGAACTCGCCGCCGTGTCATGGCAAAGCCTGCGCGACAAGGTGGTGCAGGTCAGCGGCAAAAAGAATCCGTCGGTGAAGGACTTCGTCGAGGCGTCCGGTCGCGGCACGCTGCGCGACGGACCGTGCTTTGTCGGCACAGGCGCGCAGGTCGCGGAGCAGATGATCGAATGGTTCGACAAGGCGTGCGATGGTTTTGTGTTGTCGGCGACCTATGTGCCGGGGACCTACGAGGACATCGTGCGTCTGGTGATCCCCGAATTGCAGAAGCGCGGCGTGTTCCGCAAGGAATACGAGGACGACACGCTGCGCAGTCATCTGGGTCTGCGCAAACCGTTGGCGGGCGACTGGCGCAAGCCGTCGTGA
- a CDS encoding acyclic terpene utilization AtuA family protein encodes MTSKTVRMMSASGILGYGFPEASIRAAMERKPHMFGVDGGSSDPGPFYLGSGKTLNSRLAMKRDLSLLLRAAIASGVPMMVGTAGGAGGEPHLQVCAEIVREIAREHDLHFRMALIHAEQPAAYIKQRLGEGRIRALDDAPHLDEQVLDGAKRIVGMMGPEPYRAALEAGAQVILGGRGTDPSPWVALAMHHGMPAASSWYAGKMLECACNAAIPKKHDCLLVTVGEDYVEAEPMNPELRCTPLSVAVQALHETSSPVIRHEPGGLMDTTDCRIDAVTDRVVRVSGMRWQPQPYSIKLEGVRSVGFSTVTFAATRDPGLIAQIEPFLDFVRESTRTKVSALGINADDYQLVLRTYGRNGVMGAWEPATGVVPIEMAIIAEVVGKTQEIANAALSLARVTLLHSDFAGRMCREGNMAFPFSPSDIERGEVYEFILQHVVLPDDPLEMFPIDYEEV; translated from the coding sequence ATGACCAGCAAGACTGTACGCATGATGTCGGCGAGCGGCATCCTCGGGTATGGCTTTCCCGAGGCATCGATTCGAGCGGCGATGGAGCGCAAGCCGCACATGTTCGGTGTCGACGGCGGCAGCTCAGACCCCGGTCCGTTTTACCTCGGCTCCGGCAAAACGCTGAACTCGCGGCTTGCGATGAAGCGTGATCTTTCGCTGCTGCTGCGCGCGGCGATCGCCTCAGGCGTGCCGATGATGGTCGGCACCGCGGGTGGCGCAGGCGGTGAGCCGCATCTTCAGGTCTGCGCGGAGATCGTGCGCGAAATCGCCCGTGAGCATGATCTGCATTTCAGAATGGCGCTGATCCACGCGGAGCAACCGGCGGCCTATATCAAACAGCGGCTTGGCGAAGGCCGTATCAGAGCGCTCGACGACGCGCCGCACCTCGACGAGCAGGTGCTGGACGGCGCGAAACGGATTGTCGGCATGATGGGTCCGGAGCCTTATCGCGCCGCACTGGAAGCGGGCGCGCAGGTGATTCTCGGCGGACGCGGCACTGATCCGTCGCCGTGGGTCGCGCTCGCGATGCATCACGGCATGCCGGCTGCCTCGTCGTGGTACGCGGGAAAAATGCTGGAGTGCGCGTGCAACGCCGCTATTCCGAAGAAGCATGACTGCCTGCTCGTGACGGTCGGCGAAGACTATGTTGAAGCGGAACCGATGAATCCCGAGTTGCGCTGCACGCCGTTGTCGGTGGCCGTGCAGGCATTGCACGAGACGTCGAGTCCGGTGATCCGTCATGAGCCTGGTGGCCTCATGGACACCACCGATTGCCGGATCGACGCCGTCACCGATCGCGTCGTGCGCGTGTCGGGCATGCGCTGGCAGCCGCAGCCTTACTCGATCAAGCTCGAGGGTGTGCGCAGCGTCGGCTTCAGTACCGTGACGTTTGCCGCGACCCGGGACCCCGGGCTGATCGCGCAAATCGAACCGTTTCTCGATTTCGTGCGCGAATCGACGCGCACGAAAGTGTCCGCACTCGGCATCAACGCCGACGATTATCAGCTTGTGCTGCGCACATACGGCCGCAACGGCGTGATGGGCGCTTGGGAGCCGGCGACGGGCGTCGTACCGATCGAGATGGCGATCATTGCGGAGGTCGTGGGCAAAACGCAGGAGATCGCCAACGCGGCGCTGTCGCTGGCGCGAGTGACCTTGCTGCATTCCGACTTCGCCGGCCGGATGTGCCGGGAAGGCAACATGGCGTTTCCATTCTCGCCGTCGGATATCGAGCGCGGCGAAGTCTACGAATTCATTCTGCAGCACGTCGTGTTGCCCGACGATCCGCTGGAAATGTTCCCGATCGATTACGAGGAGGTGTGA
- a CDS encoding DUF4387 domain-containing protein, whose amino-acid sequence MVRLKDIAKACKSKNAGPFHITLDIMFDDRSLFEKVRESGVITAERIAALYQVEVGQVRFTEYPPALAWKATLPRRVASGAIGDTDIYGAQQHAPLLDIEVPL is encoded by the coding sequence ATGGTCCGTCTCAAAGACATTGCGAAGGCCTGCAAGAGCAAGAACGCGGGACCGTTCCATATCACGCTCGACATCATGTTCGACGACCGTTCGCTGTTCGAGAAGGTCCGCGAGTCGGGCGTCATCACGGCGGAGCGAATTGCGGCGCTCTATCAGGTCGAGGTCGGGCAAGTCAGATTCACCGAGTATCCGCCCGCGCTCGCGTGGAAAGCGACGCTGCCGCGCCGGGTCGCCTCGGGTGCGATCGGCGACACGGACATTTACGGCGCGCAGCAGCATGCGCCTTTGCTCGATATCGAAGTGCCGCTGTAA
- the ribB gene encoding 3,4-dihydroxy-2-butanone-4-phosphate synthase, whose amino-acid sequence MQDANSTLDARADDASYDAGEVCKRSSFFIEPADERSRQGSPLTDPLTRAASLRRRADPTAAFDSVPAAIRAIERGEFVIVVDDEDREDEGDLIIAADAMTPEALAFMVRHTSGLICISMPGRVLDRLQLPPMVQENDESFRTAFTVSVDLRHGVTTGISAADRAATINALASTKSVAADFVRPGHVFPLRAREGGVVERPGHTEAAYDLVRLAGRGYAGVLCELVNEDGTMARRADLVRFAVAHRIVLVSIEQMAAYCAALETA is encoded by the coding sequence ATGCAAGACGCTAATTCCACGCTCGATGCACGCGCAGACGACGCATCGTACGACGCAGGCGAGGTCTGCAAGCGCAGCAGCTTTTTTATCGAGCCGGCCGACGAACGAAGCCGCCAGGGTAGCCCATTGACCGACCCGTTGACGCGCGCTGCATCGCTTCGACGCCGTGCCGATCCGACGGCCGCGTTCGACAGTGTGCCGGCCGCGATACGGGCGATCGAGCGTGGCGAGTTCGTCATCGTGGTCGACGACGAGGATCGCGAGGACGAAGGTGATCTGATCATCGCCGCCGACGCGATGACGCCCGAAGCTCTCGCGTTCATGGTGCGGCACACCAGCGGTCTGATTTGTATCTCGATGCCGGGCCGCGTGCTCGATCGCCTTCAATTGCCGCCGATGGTGCAGGAGAACGACGAGTCCTTTCGCACGGCGTTCACCGTCAGCGTGGATCTTCGCCACGGCGTCACCACGGGCATTTCGGCGGCCGACCGCGCCGCAACGATTAATGCGCTCGCGTCGACGAAATCGGTGGCTGCCGACTTCGTGCGTCCCGGTCACGTGTTTCCGCTGCGCGCCCGCGAGGGCGGTGTGGTGGAGCGCCCCGGTCACACCGAGGCCGCTTACGACCTTGTGCGGCTGGCGGGGCGCGGCTACGCCGGTGTGCTTTGCGAACTGGTCAACGAAGACGGAACGATGGCGCGGCGAGCCGATCTGGTGCGCTTTGCGGTCGCGCATCGGATCGTGCTCGTATCGATTGAACAAATGGCCGCGTATTGCGCGGCGTTAGAAACAGCCTGA
- a CDS encoding flavin reductase family protein, protein MNAIDSKILRNTLGAFTTGVTVITTLGADGRRYGVTANSFSSVSLAPPLVLWSQSTTSRSHPAFRDTERFVVNILAVDQIHVSDRFAKSGDDKFDGVEIDEGVAGLPIIRGASAFLECRKMATYPGGDHVVFLGLVENVFRGDRPPLAFRDGKYLTRLLHDLAEA, encoded by the coding sequence ATGAACGCCATCGACAGCAAAATTTTGCGCAACACGCTTGGCGCATTCACCACAGGCGTGACGGTCATCACTACGCTGGGCGCCGACGGACGGCGTTACGGCGTCACCGCCAATTCGTTCAGTTCCGTCTCGCTCGCGCCACCTCTCGTTCTCTGGAGCCAGTCGACTACGTCACGCAGTCATCCTGCTTTCCGCGACACAGAACGGTTCGTGGTCAACATCCTCGCCGTCGATCAGATTCACGTGTCGGATCGCTTCGCCAAGTCCGGCGACGACAAGTTCGACGGCGTCGAAATCGACGAAGGTGTCGCCGGTTTGCCGATCATTCGCGGCGCGTCTGCGTTCCTCGAGTGCCGGAAGATGGCGACGTACCCCGGCGGCGATCACGTGGTGTTTCTCGGCCTGGTCGAGAACGTGTTTCGCGGCGACCGCCCGCCGCTTGCGTTTCGTGACGGCAAATACCTGACCCGTCTGCTCCACGATCTCGCCGAAGCGTAA